CCTCCTTCGTCGCGATGCCCGTCGAGGGCGAGATGAGGCGAGACGGCGCGAAGACGGGGCGCGGCCCGTCGGGGCCGTCGGCCTGCGCCTGCGCGCCGTGGTGGTTGAGTTGCACGAGCACGCGCGCGCCCGCCCCGTGGATCGCATCCGTGAACCGGCGGTTCGCATCGACGCTCTCGCGGCGCCAGGCGTCCTCGAAGTTGCGGATCGAACCGGACGGGTGCACGAAGTGGTTGCCGGCGACGAACAGGCCGCATCCGCCGCGCGCGCGCCGCACGTAGTACGCGGTCTCGCGCTCGGACTCGGCGCGGTCGGAGTACTGCTTCGAGTGCGCCGTCTGCATGATGCGGTTCGGCGCCACGAAGGAGCCGATGCGGAGCGGTTCGAAGAGGAGGGAGCCCTCGGTCACGCCGCGCCGTCGAACATCGACGTGACGGAGCCGTCGTCGAAGACCTCGTGGATCGCGCGCGCGATGAGCGGAGCGATCGGCAGCACCGTGAGGCGGTCCCAGCGCTTCGCCCCCTCGAGGGGCAGGGTGTCGGTCACGACGACCTGGTCGATGAAGTCCGACTGCAGGATCTCGACGGCGGGGTCGGAGAAGACCGCGTGGGTCGCGCCCACGATGACGCTCTTCGCGCCGCGCGCCTTGAGCGCCTCGGCGGCCTTCACGATCGTGCGGCCCGTGTCGATGAGGTCGTCGACGAGGAGGCAGTCGCGGCCGGCGACGTCACCCACGATCTCGTGCACGCTCACCTGGTTGGCGACGCGCGGGTCGCGCCGCTTGTGGATGATCGCGAGCGGCGCGCCGAGCTTGTCGGACCAGATGTCGGCGACCCGCACGCGGCCCATGTCGGGGCTCACGACCGTGAGGGTCGAGGGGTCGACGCTCTGGCGGAAGTGCTCGAGCAGCACGGGCATCGCGAAGAGGTGGTCGACGGGGCCGTCGAAGAAGCCCTGGATCTGGGCGGCGTGCAGGTCGACGCTCATGATGCGGTCGGCGCCGGCGGCCTTGAACAGGTCGGCGACGAGGCGGGCCGAGATCGGCTCGCGGCCGCGGCCCTTCTTGTCCTGACGGGCGTAGGGGTAGAAGGGCGCCACGACCGTGATGCGCTTCGCGCTCGCGCGCTTCGCCGCATCGACCATGATGAGCTGCTCCATGAGCCACTCGTTGATGGGCGAGGTGTGCGACTGGATGACGAAGACGTCGCTGCCGCGGATCGACTCGCCGAAGCGCGCGTAGATCTCGCCGTTGGCGAAGGTGCGCGTGTCGGTCTCGACGAGCTCGGTGCCCAGTTCGGTCGCGATGTCCTCGGCGAGCTGCGGATGCGCCCGCCCCGAGACGATGACGAGCCGCTTCTCTCCGCTGATCTTGATGCCGGACACTGTCCCCGCTACCCGCTCTCCTGTTGGCGACTCGGCACCCTGAGTCTAGTCCCCCGCACATTCCCCTCTCGGCGGCCTCACGGCATCCGGATGCGCGGGGGCTCTATCCTGAGACGGCCCGTCCGACGACCAGGAGCCCGACGCCCGAATGACCGAGCCGCGCACCACCCCGACCACGCCCGCGCAGCCCCAGTTCAAGCCCCAGACCCCGTGGGTGAGCGCTGTCGGCTACTTCATCTTCTTCAGCCGCTGGCTGCAGGCCCCGCTCTACGTGGGCCTCGTGATCGCGCAGGCCATCTACGTCGTCGTCTTCATGGTCGAGCTGTGGCACCTGGCCGAGGAGGTCGTGGGCCACTGGCCGAAGATCGAGGAGGCGACGATCATGCTCGGCGTGCTCGGCCTCATCGACGTCGTGATGATCGCGAACCTGCTCATCATGGTGATCATCGGCGGCTACGAGACCTTCGTCTCGCGCATCAAGGTCGACGGCCACCCCGACCAGCCCGAGTGGCTGAGCCACGTCAATGCGAACGTGCTCAAGGTGAAGCTCGCGATGGCCATCATCGGCATCTCGTCGATCCACCTGCTCAAGACCTTCATCGAGGTCGGCGATCTCGGCGCCCCGAACGCGGACAATGTGACCGGCGAGGACGTGACCTACACGTGGGACGGCGTGTTCTGGCAGGTCATGATCCACGTGACCTTCATCGCCTCGGCGATCGCTCTCGCGCTCATCGACCGCTGGTCGGTGAAGATGCAGATCCTCGCGCACACCGCGGGCGCGGACGACAGCGGCGCACGACCGCTCGAGCCGTCCCTGCACTGAGACGCGGCGCGCGCCGTCAGCTCGCGAGCGGTTCGATGAGCCCCGGATCGCGCGGGTCGACGTTGCGCGAGCTGTTGACGCGGCGGTCGACCTCGTAGCTCGTGAGTGTCGAGGCCACCTCGACCGAGACGGCGTCGAGCATGCCGAGCATTCTCTCGCGGTCGGCATCGGTCGAGAGCTTCGCGGGCGAGAGCCACTCCTCGTAGGCGTCGCGCGTGAGGAAGGCCGGCATCCGGTCGTGCACCTCGCCGGATGCGTCGCGCGCCTCGCGCGTGACGATCGCGCACGAGACGACCCACTCGTCGTCGACCTTGCGGGCCGTCGCGAGGCCTGCGGCGGCGAGGATGCGGCTGTCACCGTGGATGAAGTGCGGCTGCTTGTCGCCTGCCTCGCCCGTCCACTCGTAGTAGCCGCGCATGGGCACGATGCAGCGGTTGCCCGCGAACGCCGACTTCCAGAGCCCGTTCGTCGCGATCGTCTCGATGCGCGCGTTGAACTGCGGACGCGACTTCGCGGTGAGGAACGGCGGGTGGAAGTCCCACGCGGCAGGCTCGAGCGTGCGCACGAGCTCGCCGGATGCGGCAGCCCTCTCACGCACGATCGGCACGAGCTCGGTCGGCGCGATCGAGTACTGGGGGCGCCAGTCGCGGAAGTCGTTGCCCGCGGCGACGAACTCCTCGATCAGCTCGTTGGTCTCGGAGTCGTTCGCGAATCGTCCGCACATGCCGACATCATCCCGCGAGCGTCGGACACCCGCACCCCAGGTGGTCGAGGAGCGCCGCCGAAGGCGACGCGTCTCGACCACCTAGTTGGCGGCCTCGTACGCCTCGACGATCTCCGCCTTGATGCGACCGCGGTCGCCCACGGCGTAGCCGTTGCCCTGCGCCCACGCGCGGATCGCGGAGAGCCGCTCGGCGTCGCCGCCCGACGAGCGCGTGCGACGCGAGCCGGAACCCGACCCCGATGACGCGGCACGCGATCCGCCCACCCGGCGCCCGGCCGAGATGTACGGCGCGAGCGCGTCCGCGAGGGCGCGGGCGTTCTCGGCGGAGAGGTCGATCTCGTATTCGACGCCGTCGAGCGCGAAGCGCGTGCTGCGCGATCCCGCGGGGAGCTCGGTGCCGTCGATGTCGTCCGTGAGGATCGTGATCGTCTTCTTCGCCATGCGGCGAGTGTACGGTCCGGGGCTCTCGCTGCGGGCCCCCGCGTAAGGCCGTGCGTCCGAAACTTGCGCGATCTCGGCATCCGCTGAGACAGCCTCGTCATGGTTTCTGCAAAAAGCAACCAATTTGTAGACAGAACCGTTAAATGCCTTGTGAGCGGGCGCGCGTCGCTCGTAGGTTGTGGGCGCGCACACCGTGGTGCGGCGATCCGCACGGCAGTCCGCTCGTCGTCCCTCAGTGCGCCCGATACAGGGAGACGACACATGACACCATCACGACCCCCCAGCCGCCTCGCGTGGCTCGTCGCACTCGCGACGGGCGTCGCGGGCCTGACCCTCGTGCCCACGGCATCCGCTGCGGGCGCCCCGGTCGACCTCGCGGGCGGCAAGCCGACGAGCGAGTCGGGGCACACGCAGGACTACGCGTCGGGCAACATCACCGACGGGAACGCCGCCACCTACTGGGAGAGCCCCAACAACGCCTTCCCGCAGTGGGTGCAGGTGGACCTCGGCGAGGAGGCCGAGGTCGAGAGCCTGACCCTCGCCCTCCCGAGCGGATGGGAGGCGCGCTCGCAGACGATCGCCGTCGCGGCGAGCAGCGACGGCTCCGCGTTCTCGACCATCCGCTCGGCCGCCGGGGTCGCCTTCCCCGGTGGAGCGAACGCGGTCGACGTCGACGTCGACGACACGACGGCGCGCTACGTGCGGCTCACCTTCACGTCGAACAGCGCGTGGCCGGCGGGCCAGCTCTCCGAGCTCAAGGTGCTCGGCACCTCGTCCGACGGTCCGTCGTCCGCGAGCGAGCTCGCGCACGGGCGGCCGACGCAGGCGAGCTCGACCGTCTACGCCTTCGCCGCCGGCAACGCCGTCGACGGCGACGTGACGAGCTACTGGGAGAGCGGCGCGGGCGCCTACCCCGCGACGCTCACGACGCAGCTCGCCCAGCCCTCCGACCTCACGAGCGTCGTGCTCAAGCTCAACCCGGCGGCGGTCTGGGCCGCCCGGACGCAGACGATCGCGATCGAGGGCCGCGCGCAGGGCGCGACGACCTTCTCGACGCTCGCTCCCGCGGCGCAGCGCACGTTCTCGCCCGCGAGCCAGAACACCGTCACGATCCCCGTGGCCGCATCCGGCATCGAGGAGGTGCGCGTGCGCGTGACCGCGAACTCGGGGGCGCCCGGAGCGCAGCTCGCCGAGCTGCAGGTGTGGGGCACGGCATCCGACGCGCCCGACGTGGGCCCGAACCTTACCGTCTCGAACCTCACCGCGAGCCCCGCGGCGCCGACGCCGTCGTCGCCCATCACGCTCGGCGCGACGGTGACGAACACCGGCACCGCCAACTCCGCACCGTCGACCGTCGCGTTCTCGCTCGGCGGCCAGAGCGTCGGCACGGCCTCCGTCATCGCGCTCGCACCCGGCGCCTCGGCGCAGGTGAGCCTCGCGGTCGGCACGCGCCCCGCGGGCGGCTACCCCGTCACCGCCACCGTCGATCCCTCGAACGCGCAGGTCGAGCTCGACGAGGGCGACAACACCGCGAGCGGCGTCACCGTGACGGTCGCGGACGACGGCCAGCCGGACGGCGACGCGACCGAGCGCGCCGCGGGGCGACCCATCCAGGCGAGCTCCACGACCTGGATCTACACGGCCGACAAGGCGAACGACGGCGACACCACGACCTATTGGGAGAGCGGTGCGGGTGCGTACCCGGCCACACTCTCGGTGACGCTCTCGCCGAAGGTGTCGCTCGACCGCGTCGTGCTCAAGCTCAACCCGGACGCCGCGTGGGCGACCCGCACGCAGACCCTGGCGATCGAGGGCCGCGCGCAGGGCTCGACGAGCTTCACGACCCTCAAGGCCTCCGCGACGTACACGTTCTCCCCCTCGGGGCAGAACACCGTCACGATCCCCGTGACGGGTGCGGGAATCGAGGAGCTGCGGCTCCGCTTCACCGCGAACAGCGGCTCGAGCGGCGCGCAGCTCGCCGAGCTCCAGGTGTGGGGCGTGCCCGCTCCGACGCCCGACCTCGCGATCGCGAACGTCACCTCGTCGCCGTCGGCGCCGACGGATGCGCAGCAGCTCAAGCTCGGCGCGACCGTCACCAACACCGGCACCGCGGCATCCGCGGCCACGACCGTGGCATTCGCGCTCGACGGCCAGGCGGTCGGCACCGCGGACGTCGGGGCGCTCGCCGTCGGCGCGAGCGCGACCGTCACGACGACGGTGCCCGCGCGCACCGCGGGCAGCTACCCGCTCACCGCGACGGTCGACCCGCAGAACACGCAGCTCGAGCTGAGCGAGTCGAACAACACGGCGTCCGGCACCGCGGTCGTCGTGACCGAGACCCCGAGCGCCGACCTCGTGCCCGTCGTGGCGTGGGCGCCGAGCGCGCCGCAGGCGGGTCAGACGACGCAGTTCCAGGTGGCCGTGCGCAACCAGGGCACGCTCGCGAGCTCCGCGACGGCGCACACCGTGACGGTCGAGATCCTGAGCGGATCGACGACGGTCGCGACGCTCACGGGCTCGCTGTCGGGCGCGGTGAACGCGGGTGCGACGAGCTCCCCGATCGCCGTGGGCAGCTGGACCGCCGCGAACGGCAACTACACCGTGCGGGCCGCGGTCGCGGCCGACGCGGCGGAGCTCCCCTCGCGGCGGGCCAATAACACCGCGAGCACCCCGCTCTTCATCGGCCGCGGCGCGAACATGCCGTACACGACGATGGAGGCCGAGGACGGCACCGTCGGAGGCGGCGCGAACGTCGTCGGCCCCAACCGCACGGTCGGCGACATCGCGGGCGAAGCGAGCGGGCGCCGCGCAGCGGTGCTCGACGGCACCGGCGAGTACGTGCAGTGGACGACGACCGCGCCCACCAACACCCTCGTGACCCGGTTCTCGACACCGGATGCGGCGGGAGGCGGCGGGGCGAGTTCGACGCTCAACCTGTATATCGACGGCCAGTTCGTGCGGGCGCTCGACCTCAACAGCCGCTTCGCGTGGCTGTACGGCGACGAGACCTCGCCCGCCGACCAGCCGGGCGCCGGCGCGCCCCGTCACATCTACGACGAGGCGAGCTTCCTGCTCGGCGAGACGTACCCCGCGGGCACCGTGATCAAGCTGCAGAAGGACAGCTCGAACACGGCGGCACGCTACGCGATCGACTTCATCGACCTCGAGGTGGCCACGGCGAAGCCGAACCCCGACCCCGCGAAGTACATCGAGCCGACCGGGTTCACCCACCAGGCCGTGCAGGATGCGCTCGACCGGTTCCGTCAGGACACGACGGGCGCGCTCAAGGGCGTCTACCTGCCGGCCGGCGACTACTCGACGGCGCAGAAGTTCCAGGTGTACGGCAAGGCCGTCGAGGTCATCGGCGCGGGCCCCTGGTACACGCGGTTCTTCGCACCGCAGAGCCAGTCGGGCACCGACATCGGCTTCCGGGCCGAGTCGACGGCCAACGGCTCGCGGTTCGCGCACTTCGCCTACTTCGGCAACTACACGACCCGCATCGACGGGCCGGGCAAGGTGTTCGACTTCACGAACGTGAAGAACATGACGATCGACGACATCTGGGTCGAGCACATGATCTGCATGTTCTGGGCCTCGAACATGGACGACTCGGAGGTCATCAACTCGCGCATCCGCAACACCTTCGCGGACGCGATTAACATGACCAACGGGTCGTCGGGCAACCGCGTCGCCAACAACGCGGCACGCGGCACGGGGGACGACTCGTTCGCCCTCTTCGCCGCGACCGACAACGGCGGCACGGGCCAGTCCGGCAACCTGTTCGAGAACCTGACGTCGACCCTCACCTGGCGCGCCGCCGGGCTCGCGGTCTACGGCGGGCAGGACAACACCTTCCGCAACATCTACATCGCGGACACGCTCGTGTACTCGGGCGTGACGATCTCGTCGCTCGACTTCGGCTACCCCATGGAGGGCTTCGGTCCGGGGAAGACGCTGTTCGACGGGATCACGCTCGTGCGGGCCGGCGGCCACTTCTGGGGCCAGCAGACCTTCCCGGCGATGTGGCTGTTCAGCGCGTCGAAGACCTTCACGGCGATCGACGTGCGGAACGTGGACATCATCGATCCCACGTACTCGGGGATCATGTTCCAGACGAAGTACAGCGGCGGCCCCGAGAACACGTTCCAGAACACGACGTTCCAGAACATCACGATCACGGGGGCCCGCAAGTCCGGCGACGCGTTCGACGCGAAGTCCGGGTTCGGCATCTGGGTCAACGAGATGCCGGAAGCGGGTCAGGGCCCCGCGGTGGGCTCGGCGACGTTCACGAACCTCGTGATGTCGGGCAACGCGCAGGACGTCCGGAACACCACGAGCACCTTCTCGCTGCTGATCCAGTAGCGACGCGGTGACGAGGGGCCGACCGGATGCGTCCGGTCGGCCCCTTCGTGCGCGCGCGGGATGCGCTCAGCCCTCGGCGAGCACGGCCTCCATCTGGCTCATGGAACCGCGCAGGCCCTCCTCCATGCCCATGTCGAGCACCTTCTGCAGGTCGTCGACGGAGTCGTAGCGCGAGAGACACACCATGCGGGTGCCGCCGTCGATGGTCTCGAAGCGATACTCCATGTGCGTCGCCGGCATGCCCTCGACGGGGGCGCCGTCGGCATCCGCGAAGTAGTCCTCGGCCGCGAAGCGCACGCGCTCCTCGACCTCCTTGACGTGCCAGACGCCGTGGAACTGCTCGCCCTCGGGGCTCGTCATGAAGTAGTGCACGACGCCGCCGGGCACGAGCTCGTGCCGCACCACCGTCGCGGGGTAGGTGGGCGGTCCCCACCAGCGCTCCATCTTGCGCGGGTCGGCGTAGAGCGCCCACACCTTCTCGATCGGATACGCGAACGTCGCCTCGACCGTGAGGCTCGCGTTCTCGAGGTCCTTGTCGACCGTGATCTCCATGTCGTTCCTTCTCTCCTGGGTTCCGTCAGTCGTCGTCGTCGAGGAGTGCGGCCATGCGCTCGACGCGTCCGCGCCAGGCCTCCTCGAGCTGGTCGAGCGCACGTCGCGCCCTCCGCAGCGTCTCCGGTTCGGATCGCACGAGAAGCTCCCTCCCCCGGCGCACCTTCGTGACGAGCCCCACCTGCTCGAGCACGGCGACGTGCTTCTGCACGGCGGCGAAGCTCATGGGGTACTCGTCGGCGAGCCGGCTCACGGAGAGCTCGCCGTCGACGCTCCGCCGCAAGATGTCGCGGCGCGTCGCATCGGCGAGCGCGTGGAACAGGCGGTCCACCTCGGCGTCGCTGAGTTCCGTTGATACAACCATTTGGTTGTAGGTTAGGCGCGTCGACGCCGCGCGTCAAGAGGCGGATGCGTCGGGGGCCCGCTTGACGAGGCCGCGGAGGTACGCGATGTGGGCGGCCTGGATCTCGTCGCTGCCGGGGCCCCACGGCGGGCGCTCGGGGTGCTGCATGAGGCGCACGACGGTGAGGCGCTGGAAGGGGGTGAGGGGCATGTGGGGAGTGTGCGCTTGCGATCCGAGTTCGGCAAGAGGACTGCGTGCGAGATTCCCGTGGGCTCGCCCGAACGCGATGCGTTCGGGCATTGCGGCCCCAGCGGGATTCGTCCCCGTCGCTCCCCCAGACGCCGCGCTGCGGCGCCTGGGGCCCCTCGCTCCGTGGGCCCACCCGCGGGTGACGGGGCCTCGTCCTGCCGGGGGCACCAACGCAAGAAGCCCGGTCCTGTGGACCGGGCTTCTTGCGTTGGTGACCCCAGCGGGATTCGAACCCGCGTTACCGCCGTGAGAGGGCGGCGTACTAGGCCGCTATACGATGGGGCCGTTTCGCGACAACTTGAAGATTATGGCACAGGCCTCGGGCCCCGACCAAAACGAGCGGCCGTCACTCAGGCGAGCACGCGCAGAGCGCCCGGCACGACCTCCAGCTCGACCGGCAGCGGGCCCATCCGCTCCCCGTCCGCGTAGGCGACGAGCGGCGCATCCACCTCGATGCGGATGCGACGCGCACGTCGCAGCACGACGCGCGGATCCGTCGTGTGGGTGCCCTTGAACACCCGCGGGAAGATGCGCATGAACGCGATGCGCCCGAGCGGCTTCACGAGCATGACGTCGAGCAGCCCGTCGTCGAGCAGCGCGTCGGGCGTGATGCGCATGCCCCCGCCGAGCGACACGTTGTTGCCGACCGCGACGAGCAGAGCGTCGAGCTCGACGAGCTCGCCGTCGAGCGTCACGCGGTAGCGCAGCGGCTTGAGGCCCGCGAGCTCCGCGAGCAGCGCCAGGATGTAGCGGCTCGGCCCCTTCGGGTGCCGCATATTGTTGGCGCGCTCGTTGACGATGGCGTCGAAACCCGCCGAAAGCGAGCCCGCGGCCCAGCGCTCGAAGACGGCGCCGTCGGCATCGGTCCAGCGCACGCGCATCGCGTCGATCACGCGAGGCTCGCCCTGCAGCGCCTCGCCCACACGACGGATGGCGGCCTCCGTATCGCCGATCGGCAGGCCCAGGCCGCGCGCCATGTCGTTGCCCGTGCCCGCCGGCACGATCGCGAGCGGAACGCGCGTGCCCGCGACGACATTCGCGCCGAGGTTCACCATCCCGTCGCCGCCGACCACGACGAGCGCGTCGGGCTTCGCCCGCACGGCGGCGCGTGCCGACGAGAGCAGCGACTCGAAGTCGGGTTCGGTGAGCGACGTCACCTCGTGGCCCATCGCGCGCAGCGTCTGCACGACCGCGGGGCCCACGTCGCGGCTCGCCCCGAACGAGGCCGAGGGGTTGATCGCGACGACCACCCGCCTCGGCTTCGTCGTCATGCGCACCATCATGGCATCCGCCGCATGCCGGTCCGGCTCAGCCGGCTCAGCGGCCGAAGCGGAGGCGCCGCAGCAGCTGCGCGTTGAGCGCCACGATGACGGTCGACACGCTCATGAGCACCGCGGCGAGCCACGGCGGCATGAGGAATCCGACGCCCGCGAGCACGCCCGCGGCGAGCGGGATGCCGAGCGCGTTGTAGCCGGCCGCCCACCACAGGTTCTGCACCATCTTGCGATAGCTCGCGCGGCTGAGCGTGATCGTGTCGACGACACCGCGGGGGTCGGACGAGGCGAGCACGACGCCCGCGGACTCGATCGCGACATCCGTGCCCGCACCGATCGCGATGCCGAGGTCGGCCGTCGCGAGCGCGGGGGCGTCGTTGATGCCGTCGCCGACCATCGCGACGCGCGCCGCGCCGCCGCGCTGCAGCGTCTCGACCTCGCCCGCCTTCTGGTCGGGCAGCACCTCGGCCCGCACCTCGTCGATGCCGAGGCGCTTCGCGACGTGCTCGGCCACGACGTGCGAGTCGCCCGTGAGCATCGCGACGCGCACCCCGCGGCGGTGGAGCGCCGTGACGGCCTCCGCCGACTCCTCGCGCACGCGGTCGGCGATCGCGAAGACCGCGACGACCCGCGCATCCGTCTCCCCGCCCTCGACGAGCGACACGGCCGTCGAGCCCTCCGCTCCCGCGTCGCGCACGGCGTGCACGAGCGCGGTGTCGAGGCGGATGCCGCGCTCGGTCACGTAGCGTCCGCTCGCGACCGCGAGCTCGCGTCCGTCGACCGTGGCCGTCGCGCCCCGCCCGGCGAGCGCCCGGAAGCCGGTCGCCTTCGGTACGGTCAGGCCGCGCTCGCGCGCCGCCTCGACGATCGCGCGGCCGATGGGGTGCTCGCTGCGCCCCTCGACGGCCGCGGCGAGCGCGAGCGCCTCGTCCTCGGTCATGCCGTCGACGACCGTGACCGCGGCCACCGCCTGGCGGCCCTCGGTGAGGGTGCCGGTCTTGTCGAAGAGCACGACGTCGATGTCCTTCGCCTCCTCGAGGGCCGCACGACTGCGGATGAGCACGCCGCGGCGCGCGCCGATCGCGGTCGAGAGCTGCGCGACGAGCGGGATGGCGAGGCCGAGCGCATGCGGGCAGGCGATCACGAGCACCGCGACGACGCGCTCGAGCACGAACGCGGGGTCGTCGGGGCGCAGCATCCACCAGGCGGCGAGCGTCACGAGGGCCGCGCCCACGGCGACGTAGAAGAGCAGCGCGGCAGCCCGATCCGCGAGCAGCTGCGCGGGCGAACGGCTCGCCTGCGCGTCCTCGACGAGGCGCATGATGCCCGCGAGGGCGGTGTCGCCGCCCGTGCGCGTCACCTCGACCGTGAGGGAGCCGGATGCGATGGAGCCCGCGACGACCGCGTCGCCCTCGGACTTCCCGACGGGCACCGACTCGCCCGTGAGGAGCGACTCGTCGACCTCGGCCTCCCCCTCGACGACGGTGCCGTCGGCGGGGATCGCAGCACCTGGACGCACGAGCACCCGGTCGCCGACCGCGAGCGCGGAGCGAGCGACCGTGACGGGCTCGCCGTCGCGCAGCACCTCCGCCTCGTCGGGCAGCAGCTTCGCGAGTTCGCCGAGGGCGTTCTGCGCGCCGTGCACGGCCGACATCTCGATCCAGTGGCCGAGCAGCATGATCGTGACGAGCGTCGCGAGCTCCCACCAGAAGTCCATGCCGGGCAGGCCGAACATGACGGCGACCGAGTAGGCGGTCGACACGACGATCGCGAGCGAGATGAGCGTCATCATGCCGGGGCTCTTCGACCGCAGCTCGTCCCATGCGCCCTGCAGGAAGATGCGGCCGCCGATCACGACGATCGCCGCGCCGAACGCGGCCGGGATCCACTCGCTTCCGGGGAACCGCGGGCCGCCGAGGCCCAGGATGTCCTGCAGGCCCGTGGAGAACACGAGCGTGGGGACGGTCAGCGCGAGGCAGATCCAGAACAGCTTGCGGAACCGCAGGGGGTCGTGGCCCGCGTGCGCGGAGTGGTCGTGGGCGCCGTGGTGGTGGTGCTCACCCGCTGGTTGAGTAGCCGCCGCAGGCGGCGTATCGAAACCCACGTCGTGATGACCGTGGTCGTGATGACCGTGGTGCTCGTGGTGGTGCTCTACGTCGT
The Protaetiibacter sp. SSC-01 genome window above contains:
- a CDS encoding heavy metal translocating P-type ATPase; protein product: MSGHEHHGHDHGHHDHGHHGAGFDTPPAAATQPAGDATPAGRVPARSAGVSRPAHDVEHHHEHHGHHDHGHHDVGFDTPPAAATQPAGEHHHHGAHDHSAHAGHDPLRFRKLFWICLALTVPTLVFSTGLQDILGLGGPRFPGSEWIPAAFGAAIVVIGGRIFLQGAWDELRSKSPGMMTLISLAIVVSTAYSVAVMFGLPGMDFWWELATLVTIMLLGHWIEMSAVHGAQNALGELAKLLPDEAEVLRDGEPVTVARSALAVGDRVLVRPGAAIPADGTVVEGEAEVDESLLTGESVPVGKSEGDAVVAGSIASGSLTVEVTRTGGDTALAGIMRLVEDAQASRSPAQLLADRAAALLFYVAVGAALVTLAAWWMLRPDDPAFVLERVVAVLVIACPHALGLAIPLVAQLSTAIGARRGVLIRSRAALEEAKDIDVVLFDKTGTLTEGRQAVAAVTVVDGMTEDEALALAAAVEGRSEHPIGRAIVEAARERGLTVPKATGFRALAGRGATATVDGRELAVASGRYVTERGIRLDTALVHAVRDAGAEGSTAVSLVEGGETDARVVAVFAIADRVREESAEAVTALHRRGVRVAMLTGDSHVVAEHVAKRLGIDEVRAEVLPDQKAGEVETLQRGGAARVAMVGDGINDAPALATADLGIAIGAGTDVAIESAGVVLASSDPRGVVDTITLSRASYRKMVQNLWWAAGYNALGIPLAAGVLAGVGFLMPPWLAAVLMSVSTVIVALNAQLLRRLRFGR